AGCAGGAAGCACCCGCAGAACAGGATCTACCCATACCTCTTGCGTGGTTTGCAGGTCGTCAGGCCGAACCAGGTGTGGAGCACGGACATCACGTACGTTCGTCTGGCACGAGGGTTCGCCTATCTGGTGGCCATCATCGACTGGTACTCACGCAAAGTGCTCTCCTGGCGCATCAGTAACAGCATGGACTCTGCATTCTGCGTTGACTGCCTGGAAGATGCCCTGGCAACTCACGGCAAGCCTGAGATCTTCAACAGTGACCAGGGCTCCCAGTTCACGAGCACGACATTCACCGACATTCTGAAGCGTGAAGAGATACGGATCAGTATGGATGGTCGTGGCCGTGCACTGGATAACATCTTCGTGGAACGGCTCTGGCGCAACGTGAAGTACGAAGACGTGTACCTCAGGGGCTACAGCAGCATGGCCGAGCTGACCGTAGGTCTGGCCGAGTACTTTGCGTTTTACAACACTGAACGACCCCATCAAGGGCTGGGCTACAAAAAGCCCGATGAGGTCTATGCCACCTGCGAAGGCGGTGGCGCGAGCATCCCGGATCACTTCAGAGACACGAGGGGTGAATCCCCCGTTTCGCTACGCTCCACGGGGGATACACCCCGGGAGCAAACAGGGCAGCGCTGTACCGCTGCGGTTGAAGAAATGGACTTAGCTTAAACCGCAACAGATTCTGTCTTGACAACAGGGTCCACCTTACCTTCATGGAACGGGTACCAGTGAAGATCGATTTCTCCACCATCCGGGTGGGTCAAATTGATACTTTTCTCTGTCGCAAAAAACAGTTTGCGTTGCCAGATGGATCCTTCCATCGCCGTGGACGGGTATTTCCACCCCTGTGCCGAGAGGCATTTCAGTGTATCTGTGACGGTCTCGATCCGAACCAGCAGATCGATATCTTGCATTGGACGCAGAGCGGCATCTTCATAGTAGTCCTGGCTAAGCGCCAGACCTTTTAGTGCCATACAGGCGATGCCACTTGCTTGCAAAGCCGAAACCGCTCTGACTGTCATCAGTTCCCGACGCCGTGCTTCGCACCAGG
This sequence is a window from Orrella marina. Protein-coding genes within it:
- a CDS encoding nucleotidyltransferase family protein translates to MTDFEGNHDLGQFRMLPLLHHNLVRLKIDDPVMPRLRGVHRYSWCEARRRELMTVRAVSALQASGIACMALKGLALSQDYYEDAALRPMQDIDLLVRIETVTDTLKCLSAQGWKYPSTAMEGSIWQRKLFFATEKSINLTHPDGGEIDLHWYPFHEGKVDPVVKTESVAV